In Pseudophryne corroboree isolate aPseCor3 chromosome 3 unlocalized genomic scaffold, aPseCor3.hap2 SUPER_3_unloc_50, whole genome shotgun sequence, a single window of DNA contains:
- the LOC134984394 gene encoding zinc finger protein ZFP2-like isoform X3 translates to MDKDRSHRTERIINITLEIIYLLTGEDYTVVKKTSNECEILNSHPCVSGGLSRTQSHIPVPPPDSLIHERPNDQKILELTNKIIQLLTGEEGEYIEEHRGLYKDVMMENHRPLTSLDKRRLSCIVQGRAEGPSNRDISERCPRPLYTQDCTEEYHRIPQEDQGEAQLNNIKIKDTEGEEETYVTDIKAEDIEGEEETYVTDIKAKDIDGEEETYVTDIKAEDIEGEEETYVTDIKAEDIEGEEETYVTDIKAEDIEGEEETYVTDIKAEDIDGEEETYVTDMKAEDIDGEEEMYVTDMKAEDTEGEEETYVTDIKAEDIEGEEMYVTDMKAEDTEGEEETYVTDIETEDTEVEEETYVRGDQQCKEEEIPTDISTADGHTSRNISEGHLMLSPDCDINDNDSRQDSPGDNPITPIIHPARSAGPSDPGKCSPDHSDIGASVTALTVDTVFPCSIDAKCFTQNTKLITHQAAKAGEKPFPCSECGKCFARKSHLVIHQRSHTGERPYSCSECGKCFSQKSHLVLHQRSHTDERPFSCSECGKCFSQKSHLVLHQRSHTDERPFSCSECGKCFRWKSQLVTHHRSHTGEKPFSCSECGKHCLNKSHLVIHQRSHIGEKPFSCSECGKCFSQKSYLVIHQRSHTGEKPFSCSECGKCFRWKSQLVTHHRSHTGEKPFSCSECGKHCLNKSHLVIHQRSHTGEKPFSCSECGKCFSQNSPLVTHQRSHTGEKPFSCSECGKYFSQKSYLVIHQGSHTGEKPFSCSECGKCFRWKSQLVTHHRSHTGEKPFSCSECGKHCLNKSQLVIHQRSHTGEKPFSCSECGKCFSQKSPLVTHQRSHTGEKPFSCPECGKRFTRKLYLVRHQNSHK, encoded by the exons ATGGACaaagacaggagtcacaggactgagaggataataaatatcaccctggagatcatttacctgctgactggggag gattacacagtagtgaagaagacatccaatgagtgtgagatactcaacagccatccctgtgtgtcaggaggtctgagtagaacccagagccacatcccagtgcctccacctgactcactaatacatgagagacccaatgaccaaaagatcctggaactcaccaacaagatcattcagctgctgactggagag gagggggagtatatagaggaacacaggggtctgtacaaggacgtgatgatggagaatcaccggcccctcacatctctggataagaggagactgtcatgtattgtacaggggagagcag aaggACCCAGTAACCGAGATAtctcagagagatgtccccgtcctctgtatacccaggactgtacagaggagtatcacaggatcccacaggaggatcag ggtgaagcccaattaaataatattaaaatcaaagatacagagggagaagaagagacgtatgtgactgatataaaggcagaagatatagagggagaagaagagacgtatgtgactgatataaaggcaaaagacatagatggagaagaagagacatatgtgactgatataaaggcagaagatatagagggagaagaagagacgtatgtgactgatataaaggcagaagatatagagggagaagaagagacgtatgtgactgatataaaggcagaagatatagagggagaagaagagacgtatgtgactgatataaaggcagaagatatagatggagaagaagagacgtatgtgactgatatgaaagcagaagatatagatggagaagaagagatgtatgtgactgatatgaaggcagaagatacagagggagaagaagagacgtatgtgactgatataaaggcagaagatatagaaggagaagagatgtacgtgactgatatgaaggcagaagatacagagggagaagaagagacatatgtgactgatatagagacagaagatacagaggtagaagaagagacgtatgtgaggggtgatcagcagtgtaaggaggaggagatccctacagatatcagcacag cagatggacacacaagcaggaatatctcagaaggacatctaatgttatccccggattgtgacataaatgataatgacagtagacaggattctccaggagataaccccattaccccaattatacatccagctcgatcagctggtccctctgatcctgggaaatgttctcctgatcactctgatattggtgcatctgttacagctctgacagtagatacagtgtttccatgttctatagatgccaaatgttttacacagaacacaaagcttattacccatcaggcagctaaggcaggtgagaagccatttccatgttctgagtgtgggaaatgttttgcacggaaatcgcatcttgttatacatcagagaagtcatacaggtgagaggccatattcttgctctgagtgtgggaaatgtttttcccagaaatcacatcttgttctacatcagagaagtcacacagatgagaggccgttttcttgctctgagtgtgggaaatgtttttcccagaaatcacatcttgttctacatcagagaagtcacacagatgagaggccgttttcttgctctgagtgtgggaaatgttttagatggaaatcacaacttgttacacatcacagaagtcacacaggtgagaagccattttcttgctctgagtgtgggaaacattgtttaaataaatcacatcttgttatacatcagagaagtcacataggtgagaagccattttcttgctctgaatgcgggaaatgtttttcccagaaatcatatcttgttatacatcagagaagtcacacaggtgagaagccattttcttgctctgagtgtgggaaatgttttagatggaaatcacaacttgttacacatcacagaagtcacacaggtgagaagccattttcttgctctgagtgtgggaaacattgtttaaataaatcacatcttgttatacatcagagaagtcacacaggtgagaagccattttcttgctctgaatgcggtaaatgtttttcccagaattcaccacttgttacacatcagcgaagtcacacaggtgagaagccattttcttgctctgagtgcgggaaatatttttcccagaaatcatatcttgttatacatcagggaagtcacacaggtgagaagccattttcttgctctgagtgtgggaaatgttttagatggaaatcacaacttgttacacatcacagaagtcacacaggtgagaagccattttcttgctctgagtgtgggaaacattgtttaaataaatcacaacttgttatacatcagagaagtcacacaggtgagaagccattttcttgctctgaatgcgggaaatgtttttcccagaaatcaccacttgttacacatcagcgaagtcacacaggtgagaagccattttcttgccctgagtgtgggaaacgttttacacggaaattatatcttgttagacatcagaactCACACAAGTGA
- the LOC134984394 gene encoding oocyte zinc finger protein XlCOF7.1-like isoform X1: MPVYCHPHPAAPPCLSPAAFPLPVSSRLPPACLLPPLDCLRPTFPCLSPAAFLLQPFPCLAPAAFPGDPVPSQCTEHQLIVTPPTIALHSRSGPLCSTALWGWVTGTSETLTRTLWLWGNRRLNDHSIPYLLCYMCNMFYVLYLFQRTPAVRNGVFITHHTFCILSNSSRMDKDRSHRTERIINITLEIIYLLTGEDYTVVKKTSNECEILNSHPCVSGGLSRTQSHIPVPPPDSLIHERPNDQKILELTNKIIQLLTGEEGEYIEEHRGLYKDVMMENHRPLTSLDKRRLSCIVQGRAEGPSNRDISERCPRPLYTQDCTEEYHRIPQEDQGEAQLNNIKIKDTEGEEETYVTDIKAEDIEGEEETYVTDIKAKDIDGEEETYVTDIKAEDIEGEEETYVTDIKAEDIEGEEETYVTDIKAEDIEGEEETYVTDIKAEDIDGEEETYVTDMKAEDIDGEEEMYVTDMKAEDTEGEEETYVTDIKAEDIEGEEMYVTDMKAEDTEGEEETYVTDIETEDTEVEEETYVRGDQQCKEEEIPTDISTADGHTSRNISEGHLMLSPDCDINDNDSRQDSPGDNPITPIIHPARSAGPSDPGKCSPDHSDIGASVTALTVDTVFPCSIDAKCFTQNTKLITHQAAKAGEKPFPCSECGKCFARKSHLVIHQRSHTGERPYSCSECGKCFSQKSHLVLHQRSHTDERPFSCSECGKCFSQKSHLVLHQRSHTDERPFSCSECGKCFRWKSQLVTHHRSHTGEKPFSCSECGKHCLNKSHLVIHQRSHIGEKPFSCSECGKCFSQKSYLVIHQRSHTGEKPFSCSECGKCFRWKSQLVTHHRSHTGEKPFSCSECGKHCLNKSHLVIHQRSHTGEKPFSCSECGKCFSQNSPLVTHQRSHTGEKPFSCSECGKYFSQKSYLVIHQGSHTGEKPFSCSECGKCFRWKSQLVTHHRSHTGEKPFSCSECGKHCLNKSQLVIHQRSHTGEKPFSCSECGKCFSQKSPLVTHQRSHTGEKPFSCPECGKRFTRKLYLVRHQNSHK, from the exons ATGCCAGTTtactgccacccccaccctgccgcccccccctgcctgtctccagccgccttccccctgcctgtctccagccgccttccccctgcctgtctcctgccaccccttgACTGTCTCCGGCCGacattcccttgcctgtctcctgccgcctttctcctgcaacctttcccctgcttGGCTCCTGCCGCTTttccaggagaccctgtcccttcacagtgtactgaacatcagctaattgtgactccacccacaatagcgctacactctagatcaggcccactatgcagtacagccttatggggctgggtcacaggaacctcggagacactgaccaggactctatggctgtggggaaataggagacttaatgaccactctattccatatttactatgttacatgtgcaatatgttttatgtattatatttattccaaagaactccagctgtgaggaacggagtctttattacacatcacaccttCTGTATTCTCTCTAATTCATCAAGGATGGACaaagacaggagtcacaggactgagaggataataaatatcaccctggagatcatttacctgctgactggggag gattacacagtagtgaagaagacatccaatgagtgtgagatactcaacagccatccctgtgtgtcaggaggtctgagtagaacccagagccacatcccagtgcctccacctgactcactaatacatgagagacccaatgaccaaaagatcctggaactcaccaacaagatcattcagctgctgactggagag gagggggagtatatagaggaacacaggggtctgtacaaggacgtgatgatggagaatcaccggcccctcacatctctggataagaggagactgtcatgtattgtacaggggagagcag aaggACCCAGTAACCGAGATAtctcagagagatgtccccgtcctctgtatacccaggactgtacagaggagtatcacaggatcccacaggaggatcag ggtgaagcccaattaaataatattaaaatcaaagatacagagggagaagaagagacgtatgtgactgatataaaggcagaagatatagagggagaagaagagacgtatgtgactgatataaaggcaaaagacatagatggagaagaagagacatatgtgactgatataaaggcagaagatatagagggagaagaagagacgtatgtgactgatataaaggcagaagatatagagggagaagaagagacgtatgtgactgatataaaggcagaagatatagagggagaagaagagacgtatgtgactgatataaaggcagaagatatagatggagaagaagagacgtatgtgactgatatgaaagcagaagatatagatggagaagaagagatgtatgtgactgatatgaaggcagaagatacagagggagaagaagagacgtatgtgactgatataaaggcagaagatatagaaggagaagagatgtacgtgactgatatgaaggcagaagatacagagggagaagaagagacatatgtgactgatatagagacagaagatacagaggtagaagaagagacgtatgtgaggggtgatcagcagtgtaaggaggaggagatccctacagatatcagcacag cagatggacacacaagcaggaatatctcagaaggacatctaatgttatccccggattgtgacataaatgataatgacagtagacaggattctccaggagataaccccattaccccaattatacatccagctcgatcagctggtccctctgatcctgggaaatgttctcctgatcactctgatattggtgcatctgttacagctctgacagtagatacagtgtttccatgttctatagatgccaaatgttttacacagaacacaaagcttattacccatcaggcagctaaggcaggtgagaagccatttccatgttctgagtgtgggaaatgttttgcacggaaatcgcatcttgttatacatcagagaagtcatacaggtgagaggccatattcttgctctgagtgtgggaaatgtttttcccagaaatcacatcttgttctacatcagagaagtcacacagatgagaggccgttttcttgctctgagtgtgggaaatgtttttcccagaaatcacatcttgttctacatcagagaagtcacacagatgagaggccgttttcttgctctgagtgtgggaaatgttttagatggaaatcacaacttgttacacatcacagaagtcacacaggtgagaagccattttcttgctctgagtgtgggaaacattgtttaaataaatcacatcttgttatacatcagagaagtcacataggtgagaagccattttcttgctctgaatgcgggaaatgtttttcccagaaatcatatcttgttatacatcagagaagtcacacaggtgagaagccattttcttgctctgagtgtgggaaatgttttagatggaaatcacaacttgttacacatcacagaagtcacacaggtgagaagccattttcttgctctgagtgtgggaaacattgtttaaataaatcacatcttgttatacatcagagaagtcacacaggtgagaagccattttcttgctctgaatgcggtaaatgtttttcccagaattcaccacttgttacacatcagcgaagtcacacaggtgagaagccattttcttgctctgagtgcgggaaatatttttcccagaaatcatatcttgttatacatcagggaagtcacacaggtgagaagccattttcttgctctgagtgtgggaaatgttttagatggaaatcacaacttgttacacatcacagaagtcacacaggtgagaagccattttcttgctctgagtgtgggaaacattgtttaaataaatcacaacttgttatacatcagagaagtcacacaggtgagaagccattttcttgctctgaatgcgggaaatgtttttcccagaaatcaccacttgttacacatcagcgaagtcacacaggtgagaagccattttcttgccctgagtgtgggaaacgttttacacggaaattatatcttgttagacatcagaactCACACAAGTGA
- the LOC134984394 gene encoding oocyte zinc finger protein XlCOF7.1-like isoform X2 produces the protein MPVYCHPHPAAPPCLSPAAFPLPVSSRLPPACLLPPLDCLRPTFPCLSPAAFLLQPFPCLAPAAFPGDPVPSQCTEHQLIVTPPTIALHSRSGPLCSTALWGWVTGTSETLTRTLWLWGNRRLNDHSIPYLLCYMCNMFYVLYLFQRTPAVRNGVFITHHTFCILSNSSRMDKDRSHRTERIINITLEIIYLLTGEDYTVVKKTSNECEILNSHPCVSGGLSRTQSHIPVPPPDSLIHERPNDQKILELTNKIIQLLTGEEGEYIEEHRGLYKDVMMENHRPLTSLDKRRLSCIVQGRAEGPSNRDISERCPRPLYTQDCTEEYHRIPQEDQGEAQLNNIKIKDTEGEEETYVTDIKAEDIEGEEETYVTDIKAKDIDGEEETYVTDIKAEDIEGEEETYVTDIKAEDIEGEEETYVTDIKAEDIEGEEETYVTDIKAEDIDGEEETYVTDMKAEDIDGEEEMYVTDMKAEDTEGEEETYVTDIKAEDIEGEEMYVTDMKAEDTEGEEETYVTDIETEDTEVEEETYVRGDQQCKEEEIPTDISTDGHTSRNISEGHLMLSPDCDINDNDSRQDSPGDNPITPIIHPARSAGPSDPGKCSPDHSDIGASVTALTVDTVFPCSIDAKCFTQNTKLITHQAAKAGEKPFPCSECGKCFARKSHLVIHQRSHTGERPYSCSECGKCFSQKSHLVLHQRSHTDERPFSCSECGKCFSQKSHLVLHQRSHTDERPFSCSECGKCFRWKSQLVTHHRSHTGEKPFSCSECGKHCLNKSHLVIHQRSHIGEKPFSCSECGKCFSQKSYLVIHQRSHTGEKPFSCSECGKCFRWKSQLVTHHRSHTGEKPFSCSECGKHCLNKSHLVIHQRSHTGEKPFSCSECGKCFSQNSPLVTHQRSHTGEKPFSCSECGKYFSQKSYLVIHQGSHTGEKPFSCSECGKCFRWKSQLVTHHRSHTGEKPFSCSECGKHCLNKSQLVIHQRSHTGEKPFSCSECGKCFSQKSPLVTHQRSHTGEKPFSCPECGKRFTRKLYLVRHQNSHK, from the exons ATGCCAGTTtactgccacccccaccctgccgcccccccctgcctgtctccagccgccttccccctgcctgtctccagccgccttccccctgcctgtctcctgccaccccttgACTGTCTCCGGCCGacattcccttgcctgtctcctgccgcctttctcctgcaacctttcccctgcttGGCTCCTGCCGCTTttccaggagaccctgtcccttcacagtgtactgaacatcagctaattgtgactccacccacaatagcgctacactctagatcaggcccactatgcagtacagccttatggggctgggtcacaggaacctcggagacactgaccaggactctatggctgtggggaaataggagacttaatgaccactctattccatatttactatgttacatgtgcaatatgttttatgtattatatttattccaaagaactccagctgtgaggaacggagtctttattacacatcacaccttCTGTATTCTCTCTAATTCATCAAGGATGGACaaagacaggagtcacaggactgagaggataataaatatcaccctggagatcatttacctgctgactggggag gattacacagtagtgaagaagacatccaatgagtgtgagatactcaacagccatccctgtgtgtcaggaggtctgagtagaacccagagccacatcccagtgcctccacctgactcactaatacatgagagacccaatgaccaaaagatcctggaactcaccaacaagatcattcagctgctgactggagag gagggggagtatatagaggaacacaggggtctgtacaaggacgtgatgatggagaatcaccggcccctcacatctctggataagaggagactgtcatgtattgtacaggggagagcag aaggACCCAGTAACCGAGATAtctcagagagatgtccccgtcctctgtatacccaggactgtacagaggagtatcacaggatcccacaggaggatcag ggtgaagcccaattaaataatattaaaatcaaagatacagagggagaagaagagacgtatgtgactgatataaaggcagaagatatagagggagaagaagagacgtatgtgactgatataaaggcaaaagacatagatggagaagaagagacatatgtgactgatataaaggcagaagatatagagggagaagaagagacgtatgtgactgatataaaggcagaagatatagagggagaagaagagacgtatgtgactgatataaaggcagaagatatagagggagaagaagagacgtatgtgactgatataaaggcagaagatatagatggagaagaagagacgtatgtgactgatatgaaagcagaagatatagatggagaagaagagatgtatgtgactgatatgaaggcagaagatacagagggagaagaagagacgtatgtgactgatataaaggcagaagatatagaaggagaagagatgtacgtgactgatatgaaggcagaagatacagagggagaagaagagacatatgtgactgatatagagacagaagatacagaggtagaagaagagacgtatgtgaggggtgatcagcagtgtaaggaggaggagatccctacagatatcagcacag atggacacacaagcaggaatatctcagaaggacatctaatgttatccccggattgtgacataaatgataatgacagtagacaggattctccaggagataaccccattaccccaattatacatccagctcgatcagctggtccctctgatcctgggaaatgttctcctgatcactctgatattggtgcatctgttacagctctgacagtagatacagtgtttccatgttctatagatgccaaatgttttacacagaacacaaagcttattacccatcaggcagctaaggcaggtgagaagccatttccatgttctgagtgtgggaaatgttttgcacggaaatcgcatcttgttatacatcagagaagtcatacaggtgagaggccatattcttgctctgagtgtgggaaatgtttttcccagaaatcacatcttgttctacatcagagaagtcacacagatgagaggccgttttcttgctctgagtgtgggaaatgtttttcccagaaatcacatcttgttctacatcagagaagtcacacagatgagaggccgttttcttgctctgagtgtgggaaatgttttagatggaaatcacaacttgttacacatcacagaagtcacacaggtgagaagccattttcttgctctgagtgtgggaaacattgtttaaataaatcacatcttgttatacatcagagaagtcacataggtgagaagccattttcttgctctgaatgcgggaaatgtttttcccagaaatcatatcttgttatacatcagagaagtcacacaggtgagaagccattttcttgctctgagtgtgggaaatgttttagatggaaatcacaacttgttacacatcacagaagtcacacaggtgagaagccattttcttgctctgagtgtgggaaacattgtttaaataaatcacatcttgttatacatcagagaagtcacacaggtgagaagccattttcttgctctgaatgcggtaaatgtttttcccagaattcaccacttgttacacatcagcgaagtcacacaggtgagaagccattttcttgctctgagtgcgggaaatatttttcccagaaatcatatcttgttatacatcagggaagtcacacaggtgagaagccattttcttgctctgagtgtgggaaatgttttagatggaaatcacaacttgttacacatcacagaagtcacacaggtgagaagccattttcttgctctgagtgtgggaaacattgtttaaataaatcacaacttgttatacatcagagaagtcacacaggtgagaagccattttcttgctctgaatgcgggaaatgtttttcccagaaatcaccacttgttacacatcagcgaagtcacacaggtgagaagccattttcttgccctgagtgtgggaaacgttttacacggaaattatatcttgttagacatcagaactCACACAAGTGA